The following is a genomic window from Episyrphus balteatus chromosome 1, idEpiBalt1.1, whole genome shotgun sequence.
tgactattgaaaaattggccctaaagtcaatacttttttcttgtaattactgaaaagaaaaaaaattaagaatgtcTATGAAAATGTATTCTTATGTTTTTCACACTAGATACTTGAATGAACCTTTTCGATTGTTGGCTCTCATTGTAAATGCAACAATTATGccgaatttcataaatttaacataattttgagTGTTTTGGTATACTAATTCGACATCTTTTTTCTAACTTGTTTTACTGAAAAAATATTGTAGAAAATTCAAATTGTTGGGTTTTATCCTTATTGGGAAAACTTgcttacaaaattttatgaattttactGACTTTtcggacaaaattaaaaaacacaatcttttcATTCTCTTTTCGAGACGGTTTGGAAAGATCTATTAAATAGAATAGGTATTGCATTTGTTGCACATGTGAGTATTTAGAAAATatgtttgattttataaaaaaaaaaattaaaaataacgattggaatacaaaaaaaaaaacttaggaaGCATATccttaactttaattttttgatcaaaGCTCTTAGAATTATTCTCTAATGTAGATGaggtattaaaaacaaaacttaaatactaatttctattatttttttttgatgcgaAAAGACTTttgacaggtttttttttttcttttacacagttttgttaaaatatcatttaaacatttttagcaaaaaaaattgagattaaAGCATGATTGAAAACATAGATAAAATATTGAATAGATTAACATGgaattcaaaataatataattttaattcaaaataaaaaaaaaaaaatatgtattatgcataattattatttttcttttagtggttttttttacaattcttatatttaaaaacaaaaattggtaacatacaaaacaaaattaacacaaataagttaagaaaataaatttgttttaactatttttcttttctgaactttgttattttttgttttatgaatggTTTACTTAAatcgtattatttttttttgtgttttttttttttcttcattctttcaattcagttttattaaaattattatttttaataaggtCACAGGCATTCGCCAGGATTTTGCGCGCAATATTTTGGGAAAATTGGTTCAGCTTTAATGCCTAACTCAACTAAGCGATTACGAAATACAGACATTCTTCCAAATACTTCTTTTGGAACAGCATCCATGTCGTGCTCGTCATCCGGATCGGTCCAGagcctgaaaaaaataaaatgcaaaaaatgtaaagtatataaaagaataaaaccGGCATAAGCAAAAACTCAAACCATTTAAAAGTGTGTATTGTATGTcacgtattttatttttcagataATTTAAGTAATATTCTcgtaaaaaaatgaatgattataattattaaaattaatgacaaaaaagtaggtattacaACCGTGACAATCTGTCACGACTTGGTGTACTTTTACACCTGATTACAAGTGTATTTTGTAATGTGTTTATTTCAGTtagccaatttttcaaataaataggttgtcagttttttgtttgaatgcaGCAGCAATCATGAATTTCCTTACTATTCATTTGGGAGCTTTTGCTCTTCTTTTTGGTATGTGATTGTGTTTGCTTTGTGGTTCCttcattaataaaacaaatttcctaTTTAGTTCTTATTCAAAATTGTGGATGCACTCAAACTGCAGCCAAATCATCATGCAAGGATAAATGCACAGGAGAACCTAGTTATAATTCAGGATATACCTCTGTATCTCCTCCAGTTCTTTCGACACCATTGGCAACTCAAACTAATGTTGCTTCTTCGTATCCTGCTGTTGCCTATCCATCTCCCAATTATAACGGAGGTATTGTTCCCCCAGGAATCATTCAGGGTGGTAAGATTTAACATagttttcttttgatttattttataactatttTATTTGTCTTTAAGGATATGGTTCTTATTACGGAGCACAACAATGTAGTTTGAATACTATTAGAGCTTGTTGTGGATAACAATACACTTATTAAAATATTGTGgacaaaaatgtcttttttaatgaaggttaaaataataaaacttcaatgattaaatgaaaatatgaagttgcattttatttatattttttttttataaataactacATATTTAACACAAAGTAagcaacattttaaaatttgactTCGGGATGCTAGCATCCCAATTATGTCAAATTTCGAAAGTTTTGCTAAATATTTGGTGCAAAGGGTTAAGTCAGATAGTATAGTATTTTAGAAAATGCGATTGAAATTTGAGTAATGTATGAAAAGCGATGAGTTTTTGTGTATTAATCTGTTTATTTCTATAGGAAAGAGTAGCTCTTATTTTGATACCAAATAGGCTTGTatagttcgcgaacgaactagttcaatgaactagttaaccttggtgaactagtgaacttagttcacttactttgttcaatttagttcgcgaacagcgaaaaagatttgtttcaacaaactaaacagcaaCCTAAAGCAGTCGTAATATGACATTACAAAATAGCTTGCGCTCACCttacattatcattttttttatatatttattgggTGAAAGGAAGTCTCATCTGTATTTGGTCCTTGTCTCCTTTTCTTATACGACGACAGCGCCCTTTTAACCCGTGTAACCAatttcaaatataattaaaactaCAATTATTATCCAAAAAGCTTTAaactaatttattattaataaataaagaacTCACGAGTTGACCAAAACATGCACCGACACCTTTGACATTTCGAATAAACTTAAATTTGGGAATAAAAAGATAAGGGATAAAAATACTACGAAATGGAACAAGGAATGAAAAGAAATTTAGTATGTTCCGAGAATGAAATTTGGGATATTGGGGAAATGGAATAAGGTATGTTTAGAAAGTATAAGATGTTGCAGATTTGTATCCAAGatttttgttgctaattatTCTTAGCAACTTTTGTTGAATCTTTATGTGGGAGGGATATGCAACTTGGGAATGATGATACCTTATAAGGTATTTTGCCACATAAATACCGATAATAGAGTTGAACAAAAGAAGGTTGTTCAACAAAGAAAGTAGATCTTAAGTTATGTATTTAAATAACGAACAAAGAAGGTTCTATGCTTTACAGGAAATTTAGGATAGACAAAAATTCACTTGATATACCAAGTTCAAAGTGTCGAGACGACTAAACTCCACTCGAAAATAACgatcattttacatttttttatttacataagttaattttataagTGTTAACTTTTATAATACTTTACTTATAAATTTCATAAGTGCTAACGAAAGCAAAGCAGAGTTAGATTAAGAACAAAAGAAATAGTTAATTGATATAAACTGaatatcaatttatttgagGTAAGCTCGAATATAGTGTAGTGAAAATActagaaaaattattaacaagGGTATTTTTTCTAGGCGGTTTTGTTTAATTATATAGACCGCCTCAATTCCATATCTAGAAAAATTGGCTTGATAAAGAAACCTACAAGAAGAAAACTATACGAAGTTACAAGGAAAATTAAGTTAACCCAGAAGGAACCCACTATAGTTCAGGTGGCTAATACGTCCTACTAGCAGTCTATAGTACCAGAGAACTCAAGTTCAATTCCAGTGTGGAACcaaccaataatttttttattgcatttttttatttaaagtaatttttttaatcaaagtaattaagcttttgttgatacttaaatttcaaagtttaaataattaaaatacctAATTCGAATCGGCCATACGCTAACAGTGACGGTAACAAAAGAAGTTGTTTTAAACAATTATGACACGAACCGGGTCTAaagatacatatatattttgaatAGTGTTTTAAAGAACAATTTTAAGTATATACATATTAATATATTGTGGAAATAAgaactaaaaatacaaaaagtccTCACGTCAACTTCTGCTGCAGTGATCACTTCATCAGGATATAAAAGGGtgagtttgattaaaaaatacatatattaaaaataaaacttatattaaattatatactTATATCTATCTTAAAATAATAACGCTATTCAAAAGGGTTTTGTGGGTAGGGGATTaatgattaattaattgaattaacataaaactaaaataagaataaaaatctaaaatttataataaatacgAAGAAGTTATAATCGCTAATAACTATTTCTTTGAACCAAATCTAAAAACGTATTTACTGAATTCGATTTAGtatcataaaattatttgtctttaatttcgataaaattgcatacaaataaaatataactaaaattattgaaatttgcattaatattaaataattttgataatgATAAACTTAGAATAAAATGATG
Proteins encoded in this region:
- the LOC129907482 gene encoding uncharacterized protein LOC129907482, which gives rise to MNFLTIHLGAFALLFVLIQNCGCTQTAAKSSCKDKCTGEPSYNSGYTSVSPPVLSTPLATQTNVASSYPAVAYPSPNYNGGIVPPGIIQGGYGSYYGAQQCSLNTIRACCG